The genomic DNA GGGCATCCCATTCGCCGCTGGTACCGGCAGGCTTCATGGTCACCTTGAAGGCGCCGGGGGCGCCGCCGATCCGGGCAATCTCGGTTCCGATCCTGACGGTGATATTGTCCGCCGCCTCCACCGCGCTGATCAACTCGCCGATGGAGGGACTCTCAAGATCGGTCCAGGGCGCCCTGGTGGGCAGCTGTTTGCGCCATTGGGCCGCATGGCCGCCCAGCACATCACCCTTTTCGACCAGCGTCACCTCGTAACCGGTATTGGCCGCCTCCATGGCCGCGGTAAGCCCGGCCACACCGCCGCCCATCACCAGGATCTTCTTGCTGATCGTCTCCAGTTGATAGGGCTCGGGCAGTTCGGTCTTCTGGGCCTGGACGCAGGCCATCCGCAGATAGTCGTCGGCCTGCTCGTTGACATATTCGGGATCAGCATCATCGGCGTTGCTCCAGACCACCTGCTCCCGGAGATTGGCCCGGATGGTGATCTTGTCCTCGCCAAAATCAAACTCATCCTGCATCACCCGGGGGGAACAGGCGGCGACGATAACGGTGTTTACCCCCTCATTATTGATATCATTCTCGATTACGGCCCGCCCGTCGGCCCCACAGAGGAATTCGTGGGTCTTGCAGGTCATCCCCTCCTCGCCGGCAACTCCGGAGAGCGCCTCAATATCAAGGGCATCGCCGATTCCACAACCGGTGCATATGTATGCACTGTACTTTTTATCCATCGACCATTACCTCCTCGTTGCTTGAATGGCTTTTAAGGCTGCTGCAGTTGAGTTCTGACCGGAAGTGACGACATCGGCGGCTTTCTTGGCACAACCGGAAGCGATCATCCCGCTGGCCGGGTCGGAAAGGACAAAGCCGTTACCGTCCATCTGCAGACCAAGGGCCGCGCCCTGGGCCTTCAGGGCCGGTTCCATGCCGGTGGCCAGGATTGCCATATCCACCTTCTGCCGGACCTTTTCGCCGGTCACCGCATTCTCCGCAACCACGGTTACCCCGCCGTCATCCTCAGAGATAATGTCGGCAACCTTCCCCTTGATGAAGCTGGTGTTCTCGTCAGCCATTATCTTCTCACGGAATTTTTCGTATTTGCCCGGGGTACGCAGGTCGATGTAGAAGACGTACACCTTGGCCTCGGGATAGCGCTCCCGGATATAGGTAATCTGCTTCATGGTGGCCATGCAGCAGATGTAGGAGCAGTATTCGAGATGATTCTCATCCCGGCTGCCGGCGCACTGCACAAAGGCGAAGCTCTCGGGTTCCTTGCCGTCACCGGGGCGGAGAATCCGGCCGGTGGTGGGACCGTTGGGCGCTGCCAGCCGCTCCATCATCATATTGGTGATAATAGCGTTGCTGGAGTCAAACTTGAGATTATCCATCTTGGTGGGCTCGTAGGGGTTCCAGCCGGTGGCCCAGACAATGGAGCCCACATCAAGGGTAAAGGTCTTGGCCGCGCCCTCCAGATCGATGGCCTCATACTTACAGGCCTCGACACACTTGCCGCACCTGGTGCAGGCGGCCATGTCCACCACGTACTTCATCGGAAAGGCCATGTCATGGGCCTTGTAGATGGCCTTGGTCTTGTCCATGTTGAAGTTGAACGTATTGTCGCGCTCTTCGGGGCAGACGTCCACACAGGCGTTGCAGCCGGTGCAGTTGTTGTTGACCCCGCGGGGCCTGGACTCCAGGGTAACCTGGTAGCTGCCGGGCACTCCGGAAACACTCTGCACCTCGGTCATGGTGTACATCCGGATCCTGCGGTTGTTCTTGATCCGCTTGAAGTTGATCTCCAGGCCGCAGGTGGGGGGACACAGCTTGGGGAAGTACTGGTTCAGCTGCGCAACCCGGCCGCCCATATAGGGATTTTTTTCAATCAGAAAGACATCGTGCCCAACTTCCGCGGCCTCCACCGCGGCCGTCAGCCCGCTAATGCCACCGCCAACGACCAATATGCCACCACCGGTCCCAGGTGTGCTGCGTTCGTCCGTCATGCCATTCCTCCATTGCTTAAATTATAAGTTGCCAGACATTGGTTGAGTTGTTTCAACAGGCAGGTAAATTGGAACCGCCGGGGCCGGACTTCAGTCAGGCTCTCCAGTCACCGTGCCGGCTCAAACAACCGAACCAACTGGTGGGTGCTTCCGGGTCAGCTATAAAAAATCTCCAGGCGCCCTTTTCGGGCGCCTGGAGATTTTCGGTTAGACTACGTCAGGATCATCGCTGCTGGCAATGATAATCCCGGGGTTAATGATTAGAGCCACGGATCGGTCTCAACAACGTTGATGCACTCGACCTTCTCGCACTTCCACTCCTTGGTCTCGGGATCAAAGGTGGAGTTGACAAAGCACTTCCAGTTCTCATCGTCAACCGCCGGGAAATCGGACCGGTAGTAGAATCCGGGATAACGGGACTCTTTGCGGAACTCGATGTGGCGGATGTGGGTCTCCACACACCAGATGCGGTGATAGTTCTCCCAGCACCTCATCAGCTCGTGCAGATCGCCGGCCGCCATCTTCTCGGCATCCTCGCGCATCATCCGCAGCAGATCGAGGCAGATGTTGAGCAGCTTGCCGGAGGTCATGTAGTAGGTGGCAACACCGCCGCCATACTCGTCAGTGGCCTTCATCAGCCGCATCATCAGACCGGCGGGTTTGCAGTAGTTGGGGTTGATATCGGAAGCAGTGGTAAACGCGGCATGCTCGGCATACAGCTTGACCGGTGCGTAGATTTCATCAGCCAGTTCCTGAGCGGTCTGCTTCAGTTCGGGCTTGAAATCGGCATGGTCGCGGCAGTACTTGACCATCTGCTTGGCCACGATCCGACCCTCGGCATGGGAACCGGAGGAGAACTTATGCCCGGAGGCGCCAACGCCGTCACCGGCGGTGAACAAACCGTTGACCGTGGTCATCCGGTTGTAGCCCCACTTGTAGGCATCAGGTACCCAGTCCTCATTGGGGCCGGAGGTCCAGATGCCGCAGCAGCCGGAGTGTGAACCCAGCATATAGGGCTCGGTGGGCATGATCTCGGAGCCGACCTTCTCGGGCTCGATGTTGGCGCCGGCCCACAGACCGGCCTGGCCGACCGACATGTCGAGGAAATCTTCCCAGGCCTCGGACTCAAGGTGTTTCCAGAACTTCTTGACTTCTTTCTCGCTCTTGCCGGAAGCACGCGCATCGTCGAGGAAGGCGTTCAGGGCAACGTCGGTGGCCATGTAGATCGGGCCCCGTCCTTCCTTCAGCTCCTTCATCATCAGGTGGTTCCGCAGACAGGTCGGCGTAACCGCCGAGGCGCCGTAAGGCATGAAATTTTTCAATTCTTCCTTGGCCGCATCACTGCCGGCATAGAACTCGCCCAAACCGTTCTGCACCTTGGCCTTGAACAGCAGGAACCAGGCGCCGACCGGGCCGTAACCGTCTTTGAACCGGGCCGGGGTGAAACGGTTTTCCATCATGGTCAGGGTGGCGCCGACCTGGGCGCACATGGTGTAGGTGGAACCGGCGTTCCATACCGGGTACCAGGCCCGGCCCTTACCCTCACCAGTGGACCGCGGCCGGAAGATGTTTACCGCGCCGCCGCAGGCGACCAGCATGGTCTTACAGGTGAAGACGTGGACCTTGTTCTCGCGGGTGGAGAAGCCGACCGCGCCGGCAATCTGGTTGGGCACGTTCTTGTCGAGCAGCAGCTTGACGATGAAGATCCTCTCCAGGCAGTTCTCTTCGCCCAGGGCGGTCTTGGCCGGCTCGGCAACGATGCACTTGTAGGACTCACCGTTGATCATGATCTGCCACTTACCGGTCCGGACCGGCTGGCCGCCTTCGCGCAGGGTCGGGGCCGGCTTGGCGCCGTCCAGGGTGGAGCCGTCTTCAGCCTTCTTCCAGATCGGCAGGCCCCATTCCTCAAACAGCTTGACCGACTCGTCAACGTGCCGGCCGAGGTCATAGATCAGGTCCTCGCGGACAACGCCCATCAGGTCGTTGCGCACCATCTTGACGTAGTTCTCGATCGGGTTCTCGCCGATGTAGGTGTTGATGGCGGACAGACCCTGAGCCACGGCGCCGGAACGCTCCATGGCAGCCTTGTCAACCAGGGTGATCTTCAGGTCGGCCGGGGCCCATTTCTTGATCTCGAATGCAGTACCGCAGGCGGCCATACCGCCACCGACGATCAGTACATCACACTCGTGCTCGACAATCTCTGGATTGGGATCGGCAGGAAGCTCTCCCAGGGGTTTATTCGGTAACGCCATATTCGTTTCCTCCTATATGAATATTAAGTACAATTATAAACATCCAACCAGGTAAAGTTCTTTCCTACTTGGGAGAGGGGAGATCCCCTTCCAGGAACAGACTCTCATTATCCAGGTTGTCACCCTTGCCGTCAAGATAGGCATTGGCAGCACCCTCGGCCGTGGTCCGGATGGGGAACTTGAACCGCTTCATGTTGCCGTTTCTGAATTTAACCGTCCACATGATGGAGTCGGAACTCCGCATCGGATGCACCATGCCGCCCATGGGGACAAAGTCATTGTAACCGCGGACGGCAATCGCGCCCTGCGGGCAGATTTTAACGCAGGAATAACATTCCCAGCAGGCATCCGGCTCCTGATTGTAGGCCTTCATCTCCTCCTTGTTCAAGACCATCAGATCATTGGGGCAGATGTACATGCAGGCTGTTTTGTCGCCGCCTTTACAACCATCACATTTTTCAGCTTCTACATAGCTTGGCATTCAATTACCTCCTCAACTTGGATTGACCTTTTGCAGGTCCCGATCCCGCTGGAACCCGTTTTATCCTATACAATCTGCCGGGCCGCCAGGAAGATTATCATCTCTTCAAAGCGCCCCGGCCTTTTACATCTGCCGGGCTTAACTGTTCAAGCTCCCTGTGATTTTCTTGAAAACAGCCGGTAGGCACGCCCCTGACAACCAACTGATTTTCTTTGCTAATACCGTTAAAGCCGACCGGACGAACCGGTCAACTATGACTGAACGGTCACTCATTTCTGACAACGGATGTATAATTTGTAGTATGGGAAATGTCAAGGAAAAAACACAGCTCGGCAACGGAGATTCCCAGGAATAAACAGCAGCGGATCAGTAGTCGCGTCGCACCAGAACTTCGCGCGGCTTCGAACCGTCACCAGGGCCGACGATTCCTTCCTTTTCCATGATTTCGATCATCCGCGCGGCCCGGTTATATCCCACCCGCAGACGCCGCTGCACCATGGAAATAGATGCCTGGCCGCTCTCGGTGACCAGGGCCACTGCTTCATCGTACTTGGGATCATGTTCATCGTCGGCCGCCTCGGAACCGTCCTCGTTCGACTCGACGATTTCAAGCACTGATTCGTCATAGCGGGCCGCGCCCTGTTCCTTGATAAAGGATACGATCCGCTCGATCTCTTTCTCCGAGATATAGGCGCCGTGGATTCTCTGCAGCCGGGCCTTGCGCGGCGGCAGCAGGAGCATGTCGCCGTCGCCGAGCAGATGCTCGGCCCCGGTGGAGTCGAGTATGGTCCGGGAATCAATCTTGGAAAAGACCTTAAAGGAAATCCGGGTGGGGAAATTGGCCTTGATCAACCCGGTGAGTACGTCCACCGAGGGCCGCTGGGTGGCGAGGATCAGGTGGATTCCCGCGGCCCGGGCCATCTGCGCCAGCCTGGCGATGGAGTCCTCGACATCCCGGGAAGAGACCATCATCAGGTCGGCCAGTTCATCGACCACGATCACGATCAGCGGCAGCTTTTCCCCGGCCACCTCGTTGTAGCTGGCGATGTTCTTGACCCGCAACTCATCGAGCAGTTCATATCGCCGTTCCATCTCGCGCACCGCCCACTGCAGGGCGCGGTTGGCCATTTTCGGCTCCACCACCACCGGATGCAGAAGGTGGGGAATCGCCTCATAGCCGGACAGTTCGATCCGCTTGGGATCAATCAGCAGGAAACGCACCTCGTCCGGGGTGGCGCGAAAGAGGATGGAGCAGATAATGGCATTGATGGCCACGCTCTTGCCCGACCCGGTGGCCCCGGCAATGAGCAGATGCGGCATCTTGGCCAGATCGGCGAACACCGGCTTGCCCACCACGTCCTTGCCCAGACCCAGGGCCAGCTTGGAGCTGGAATTACGAAAAGAGTCGCTGGCCAGGATGTCCCGGATATAGACGATCTCCCGCTGCGGGTTGGGGATTTCGATCCCCAGGGCCGCCTTGCCGGGAATCGAGCCGATGATCCGCACCGATTCCGCCTTCAGCCCCATGGCCAGGTCATCGGCCA from Desulfobacterales bacterium includes the following:
- a CDS encoding 4Fe-4S binding protein → MTDERSTPGTGGGILVVGGGISGLTAAVEAAEVGHDVFLIEKNPYMGGRVAQLNQYFPKLCPPTCGLEINFKRIKNNRRIRMYTMTEVQSVSGVPGSYQVTLESRPRGVNNNCTGCNACVDVCPEERDNTFNFNMDKTKAIYKAHDMAFPMKYVVDMAACTRCGKCVEACKYEAIDLEGAAKTFTLDVGSIVWATGWNPYEPTKMDNLKFDSSNAIITNMMMERLAAPNGPTTGRILRPGDGKEPESFAFVQCAGSRDENHLEYCSYICCMATMKQITYIRERYPEAKVYVFYIDLRTPGKYEKFREKIMADENTSFIKGKVADIISEDDGGVTVVAENAVTGEKVRQKVDMAILATGMEPALKAQGAALGLQMDGNGFVLSDPASGMIASGCAKKAADVVTSGQNSTAAALKAIQATRR
- the aprB gene encoding adenylyl-sulfate reductase subunit beta, translated to MPSYVEAEKCDGCKGGDKTACMYICPNDLMVLNKEEMKAYNQEPDACWECYSCVKICPQGAIAVRGYNDFVPMGGMVHPMRSSDSIMWTVKFRNGNMKRFKFPIRTTAEGAANAYLDGKGDNLDNESLFLEGDLPSPK
- the aprA gene encoding adenylyl-sulfate reductase subunit alpha codes for the protein MALPNKPLGELPADPNPEIVEHECDVLIVGGGMAACGTAFEIKKWAPADLKITLVDKAAMERSGAVAQGLSAINTYIGENPIENYVKMVRNDLMGVVREDLIYDLGRHVDESVKLFEEWGLPIWKKAEDGSTLDGAKPAPTLREGGQPVRTGKWQIMINGESYKCIVAEPAKTALGEENCLERIFIVKLLLDKNVPNQIAGAVGFSTRENKVHVFTCKTMLVACGGAVNIFRPRSTGEGKGRAWYPVWNAGSTYTMCAQVGATLTMMENRFTPARFKDGYGPVGAWFLLFKAKVQNGLGEFYAGSDAAKEELKNFMPYGASAVTPTCLRNHLMMKELKEGRGPIYMATDVALNAFLDDARASGKSEKEVKKFWKHLESEAWEDFLDMSVGQAGLWAGANIEPEKVGSEIMPTEPYMLGSHSGCCGIWTSGPNEDWVPDAYKWGYNRMTTVNGLFTAGDGVGASGHKFSSGSHAEGRIVAKQMVKYCRDHADFKPELKQTAQELADEIYAPVKLYAEHAAFTTASDINPNYCKPAGLMMRLMKATDEYGGGVATYYMTSGKLLNICLDLLRMMREDAEKMAAGDLHELMRCWENYHRIWCVETHIRHIEFRKESRYPGFYYRSDFPAVDDENWKCFVNSTFDPETKEWKCEKVECINVVETDPWL
- a CDS encoding DNA translocase FtsK — its product is MARKQKKEQSLSLVQEILAIAVFCGALFLFLSLASFSLSAARSVEPVTAAVNWCGPVGHYTADFLLEFLGVNSFWLVLLPGLYAVKFYFSRSLPTRLPQIIAGGLGLIIAGSGLVAFFVTPAVRTVTLLGRVYPAGGHTGNILLAFLHRYFGQPGSLLLLLLAFLLSLMLALRFSPLSLGQGLVRCGGLLVARFRGGTQPRAGRDKSSRHAPAPVESREDGPKAVVHVQEPLVSEYENEEIGDFQVVPVQAGEYHLPGLGLLDKANGNGPKFDRDHYYAVSRQLEEKLKDFGVIGKVGGISPGPVVTTYEFAPAPGVKINKIVGLADDLAMGLKAESVRIIGSIPGKAALGIEIPNPQREIVYIRDILASDSFRNSSSKLALGLGKDVVGKPVFADLAKMPHLLIAGATGSGKSVAINAIICSILFRATPDEVRFLLIDPKRIELSGYEAIPHLLHPVVVEPKMANRALQWAVREMERRYELLDELRVKNIASYNEVAGEKLPLIVIVVDELADLMMVSSRDVEDSIARLAQMARAAGIHLILATQRPSVDVLTGLIKANFPTRISFKVFSKIDSRTILDSTGAEHLLGDGDMLLLPPRKARLQRIHGAYISEKEIERIVSFIKEQGAARYDESVLEIVESNEDGSEAADDEHDPKYDEAVALVTESGQASISMVQRRLRVGYNRAARMIEIMEKEGIVGPGDGSKPREVLVRRDY